The genomic segment TCGTCCAGCCCCTCCAGATCCCGCACCGCAAGACGCATTCGCTCGCGCAGCACGTTTTCGCGCAAATAGCGCATCGCGGCCGCCTCATCTTCAGGCGGCGGCTGTGTCCAGTGCAGTTCAGGCGCCGCCAGCACATCGTCGGTGAACCACGCTGGACGTAGCTGCGCCCATTCCGCTAGCCACGGGCTGGCCTGCAGCGCCGGCCTCATGGCAGCGCCCGCCGCTGCGCCCAGGGGTGCGCCGCCTCAAGCTGGGCCGCCAATTGCAACATCACCGCCTCACCGCCGACCGGGCCGTTGAACAAGACGCCGATGGGCAGGCCGTCCGCCGCCTGGTGCAGTGGCACGCTCATCGACGGCGTGCCGGTGAGGTTGGCCAACTGGGTGAAAGGCACCCGCGCCAGCTGCGTGTTGGTCATCTCGTCCACCACGCCGGTTTTCAGCAGCGCACGCCCCAGGTTGCCGGCCAAAAGCGGCTTCACCAGCCATTGCTGCCACGCCGGCATGTCCTGGCTGCCGATGCGCGCCGGTGGCTGGGCCAGGCTGGGGGTCAGGTAAAGGTCATAGTGCTGGTAGAACGCGCCGAGGGCGCGACTGAAGTCGTTCCAGCGCCGCCGCTGTTGCACATAGTCGGCAGCGCTGATGGCCCGACCCAGCAGGGCCAGTACGCGCGTCTCCAGCTCGAAGTCCGCTTCGTCGGCACCTGCCGCCACCGCCTCGGCAACACTGGCGGCAACCTGACCGAAATACAAATGAAAGTAGGCGCGGGCCAGCATCTGACCGTCGATGTCCGGCGCGGCCGCCTCGACGTGATGCCCCAGCGCCACCAGCTGCGCCGCGGTTCGTTCCACCGCCGCACGATGCTCGGCGTGGACCGGGGTGCCCAACGGCGAGTGCTCGCAGAAGGCGATGCGCAGGGGCCCGGGCGGCCTGGCACTTTGCTGCCGAAACGGCGTGGCGCCGGTCGTGAAGGGATACGGCTCGCCCGCTTGCGGCCCGGCCATGACGTCAAGCATGGCGGCCGCGTCACGAACGCTGTTGCTGACGACGCCGTCGGCACTGGCGCCTTCCCAGACCTCGCCCTGCGCCGGGCCCACCGACACCCGGCCACGACCGGGGCGAAAGCCGAACAGGCCGCACATGGCCGCCGGGATGCGAATCGAACCGCCGCCGTCATTGGCACCCGCCATCGGCACGATGCCCGCCGCCACCGCGGCGGCCGAGCCGCCGCTGGAACCGCCCGACGTCAGGTCAAGCTGCCAGGGGTTGCGCGTCGGCCCCCACAGCAGCGGCTCGGTGGTGCCTTTAAGTCCCAGCTCCGGGGTATTGGTCTTGCCAAAAATGACCAGCCCGGCCTTGAGCCATTGCTCGACCATGTGGGCGTGGCGCGACGGCACGTTGTCGCGCAGCGCCCGCGATCCGCAGGCGGTCGGCACGCCGGCGTAGTCTTGGACCAGGTCCTTGATCAGAAACGGCACACCGGCGAAAAGGCCATCAAGCGGCTGCCGGGCGCGCGCCTCCGCCTCGCCAGCCATGTCGACGATGACGGCGTTGATTTGCGGGTTGACCGCCGCCGACCGCGCCCGGGCGAGTGCCAACAATTCGACCGCCGTGGTCTGGCCGCTGGCGACGATTTCGGCAAGGCCTAGGCCGTCCAGCTGTCGGTATTCATCGAAATTCAACGTCAACTCCCTTGGGCGATATTCCGCGTCAGAATTGGCGCCTGAAGGCTACAGAAACTCGCAGAGGTAAGCGGCCGGGCCGCCCACGGCTTCGACGTCGAAGCCGCTGGACGCGGGAATTTCGAAGCAGGTCCCCGCCGGATAGCTCAGCCACTCGTGGCGGCCATCGAGTTTGGCCCGCAACGCGCCGCTGACGACGGTCATGCGTTCGGCGGCCTCGGTGCCGAAGTGGTAACTGCCGGGTTCAATCACGCCGACACTGGCGCGCCGGCCGAGACGCTCAAAGCCGACACTCTGCACCGCACCCTCGAAGTAGACGCTGTGTTTCAACACGCTTGACGCTCCTGATCACACACAAAAAACCCGCCAGCGTCGTCGAGACGCGGGCGGGTGGCCTTGCCACCTGACTCGGCTCAGTATCTTACGGGCTGAGCGTTCCACAGTGGCGGCGCCGGGGGCGGCACGTTGGGCCGATTGAGGGTGGGAACCCCATCGTTCGGATGCGGCACCACACCGTAAGGATCACTGGCGCTCATGCCATAGGCCTGCACCCAATGCCGCAATCGCGCCAGGTTGGCGGCAATTTCCGGATCGTCGGGCGACAGCCGCGAGGCGCGCTCGAGCAGTTCGATGGCTTCGTAGTAATGCCCCTGCTCGCTACGCACCACCGCCATGTTGTTGATGGCCGCGGGATCGAAGGGGTTGACTTGCAGCGCTTCCTGCAGGGCCTGCTCGGCCGCATCGGGTTGCCCTTCGGCCAGATACTGCCGGGCGACCATGTCCTGGGTCACGAACGACGACTGGCCCTCGGGCTCGAACGGCGTTTCGCGCACGGGCACCGGGTAGGTGTTGCGCAGTGGCCCGGCGGTTTCAACGCGGTAGTCGGCGTCGCCGACCGGAATGATCTGACGCTCGGACGCCGTGCTGGCGCAGCCGGCCAGCGACACTGCGGTCAGCGTGACCCAGATTCGGAAGACGCTCATAGCCGGGGATCCCCGAAGTTGTAATAAGGAAGCAAGGGTGCCGGCGGAATCGACACCCGCCCTTGCGGCGTCATCAGGTAACGGATGTAGGCCGAGGCGTAGGCCTCGTCGTAATCGCGTGCGTTGTCGAGACCGAAGCGCGCGCCGGCGACGAGTTGCGAGGTGATCAGGTATTCCAGGGCACCGCCCAGCGAAAAGCCGACGCCGCTGGAGCTCTGCCCGGCATAACCGCCCGAAAACTCAAGGTCGGGGTTGTCGAGCACCAGCTCGTCGACCGCCGTTTGCAGGGCAGAGTCGTTGGGGAACAGCGGCGCGCCGTCTTCGCGGAACCCCTGGATGCCCAGCGAGGCGTTGAGTCGGTACGACAACCGGTTTCGCCCGCCGACCCACTCCACCGGGATCGCCAACGCCACATACGACTGCGGACTGAAGTAGCCGCCATGACCGAAGGTGAAGCGGCGCAGGTTCTCGTCGTAGGCGAAGGTCGTGAGGTTAAGGCCCCAGGTGACGCGCATGTCGCGCCGCTCGATGGCGCGGGCGTAGAACCCGGCACCCAGCTCATAGGACTGGTTGCGGGCGACATTTTCACCGTCATAGACGTGATAGCCGGCGTTGCCATAGATGCCGTACTGACCGAGACCCTGAATGATGTCCAGCCGGCCACCGGTCTTGGTTACCCCGCCCCAGTCTTCGCCCAGCCCCGGATCAAACGCTCCGGCGTAGGACAACAAACTGTCGGTCACCGAGCGCCTGGCGAGGTCGATCTTGAAGCTGGTGTCATCAATCTTGGGTTGCCAGTTGAGGCCACCGACAATGGTTTCGACCGGAAATCCGAGTGGCGAGCTGCCCACGTCGGCGCGAAACGGCCCGGCCTCGTAAGCCGCACCGACCGCGATTCCGTCCTCGCTCTGGCCGAAGCTACGTCCCTCCAAAACATCAGGGTCAACCAGCGCCAGCGCGCCAAACAGCGGTAGCTGGGCACCCGACACCGTGCCGGCATCAAGGAACACCGGCACCGCGCGCAGGCGAATCCGCCCGGCCCGTTCACCGGCAAAACTGACTTCGACCGGCATCTCGATATCGGTCAGTTCATCGAGCCCGGGCACACCATCGCGGTTGCGAATGCTGAGCCCCATGCTGGCCCATGCGCTGCGTTTGGCACGCAGGTCGGCGATGTCGCGCATCAGCGCGTTGCCCGGCGCATCCTGCTGCATCACCGGTCGCCCGCCGCCCGCAAATGCCGGCCGGGACAACAGCGGATCTTGGCGCAGCTGAATGTCGGGCGCAGCCCGACTTCTCGCCGAAAATGCCGGGGTCTGCACCTGTTGCTGCACCGGCTGCGGTTGCCGATAAACCGGCGCCGACAACTGTTGCGCCATCCCTGCAGGGCCGAGTCGCAGCCCCTGGGCCTCGTAGCTTTCGGCCGGCGCGCCCCATTGCACCTCATTGCGGGGCTGGATGGTTTCAACCTGCAAGCCGGGCGCGACGCTCAACGCCCCCGCCTGCACCGGCACACCGGGCGCGGACGCAGCGCGTGAACCATAAACCTGCGGGACTGGGGCCGGGTACTGCTGCGACGAGGGTCGGTTGCTAAGCTGCGTCGACAAGCCGGCGGGATAGGTTTGCCGGACTTGCGGCGCGTCACCCGTTTCGGCCTGGCCGGTGATGGACTGAATCTCACCCATCACATCACTGCGAAAGCGGTCCTCGCTGCCAATGCGCTGCTGCGGGCTCGCGGCAGGTGGCGCCTGTCGGGGGAAAACCGGCCCATCCTGCGGGGGCTGCCAGCTCGGTTGGGCCGCTTGCGGCGCAATCGTGCCGTACGCACGCGGGTCTTGCGCGACGCCCATTGCGTCCCGGTATTGTGGGACAGCGGGCGCTTGACGCGCGGGTTGCCCAGGCTGAAACACGTAGACATCGTCACTCTGCTGGACCCAGACACCCCCCTCGGCGCCGGGCAGACCGCGGGTTTGCACGGCAGCGCCGCGGCTGTCAGCGAGGGTTGTCACCCGCACCCAGTGCGTGCCCTGTGGCGGCGTCCAGGCATCGGCAACATAGTCGCTGCGGGGCCGCGCGGTGGCGGATGAGACGGTTAAGCCGTGTGCACCGGCGTCATGCGGTTTTTTTTTTGCCGAGTTCACGTTCGGCAGCGACCACCCTGTGAAGGGCGCTGCGCCCATGAAGTCCTGTCGGTAGGCGGGGGACTGCTGGGGGTCGACGAGGAACAACTGCGGCGAATAGGTGCCGTCGCCACTGACGCCTTCGGCACCGCCCGCTTCCTGATCGAGTCGCAGGGCGTGCTGGAACAGTTGCAGTGCGCGGCCATCTTCACCGCGCGCGCGCGCAGCCCGCCCGGCCAGCGCGTAGAGGCGCGAGCTGTTGGGATCAAGGGCGAACGCGTCGTCAAGCAGCACTTCAGCCTGATCAAGATCTTCCATGGCCAGTGCCGCGTTGATGGCGCTGCGATAGGCATCGGCGTTTTCCGGGTCGACGTCGATGACCCGGCGATTCAACGCCAGCACCCGATCGTAGTCGCGCGCGTCGTTATAGAGCCGCGCCAATGCCATCAGCACCCGTGGGTCGTTGGGGTTCACCCGCAGCAACGGTTCAAGGTACTCGTAGGCCTGTGCCAATTGACCGTCTTCGCGCACCAGATCGGCTTGGCGCAGGCGATAGGCGATGCGCATGTTGGCAAGCTGCAGCGACTGCTGATCATCAAAGCCGGTCTGCTGCAGCAGGTCTTCCATGACCACCTCAAACTCGGCGTCCTGACGCAGGGAAAACAGCAGCCCGGCGTATTGCAGGCGCATGCCAATGTCGGGGTTGGGCACTCGCGACAGTGCCTGGCGCATGTAACTCATGGCGCGCGGCTCGTCACCGATTGCCGCCCACGCGGTGGCCAGCGCGCCCAGCAGTTCGGGGGTTTCGTCAACGTAAGGTTCGACCACGGCGAGAATCTGCACCGCTTCTTCGAGCTGGCCGTAGCGGGCAAACACCGAGGCGCGCTCGGTTTCGTAACGAATCCACAGCCGCCGCTGCAGGGAAGCCATGTCGTCATTGCGGTTGACGGCAGGGATGCGTTCAAGCACCTGCAGGGCGTTAAACCAATCCTGCTGCTCGGACAGCAACATCGCCTTGATGAAGTAAGCGTCGGCCAACTGCTTGCCGTCGGTAATGAGCCCATCAACCAGCGTGTTGGCGTCACGGGTGCGGCCCTCTCGCTGGTAGATTCGCGCCAGCGACAGGCGGGTCCAGGGACTTTCCGGGTCGTGCAGCAACGCCTCTTTGAGCAGCTTTTGAGCGGTCGCGTCATCGCGATTGCGAATCGCCTTGTCGGCCTCATCGCGAAGGAACTGGCCGCGCAGCTGACTGAGATTGCCGACCTCGTTCTGCAATCGTCGGGGCAGACGTTCGGCCAGGGCAATGGCCTCCTGCAGACGGTTGGTCTGCGAGTAGACGCTGACCAGCCCGCGAATGGCCGTGAGGTTTTCGGGATCGCGCGCCAGCAGCTCGCGGTAGATCTGCTCGGCCTCACCACTTTGACCGCGCTCGACCAGCATGTCGGCGAGCGTGGATTTGACCTCCGGCTGCCGCTCGGCGACCTGCGGGTTGGCATCAATCGCCGAGCGCAAACGTTGCAGCGCCTCGTCGGTGCGACCCGCCTCGCGGGCGGTGGCGGCACTGCGCACCGCCTCCCAGAAGCGGGCCGATTGCAGGGCCTCGCGCCACCGCTGGGCGGTGTTCGGTTCGGACTGGCTGGCACGGTCTAACAGGTTGCGGGCCTCGGCGTAGCGCTCTTGGCGCAGCATGACAATGCCCATGCCCCCCAGGGCGTCGGCGTTGCCGGGCTGTTCGGCCAGGAGTTGCGCGAAGCTTTGCTCGGCGCCTGCAAGATCGCCGTTGTTGAGCACCTCGAAGGCCTCACGGATTCGGCTGCCGAATACCTCTTCGACGGTCGGACCGCTGGGCGCCTGTATCTCGCCTCCGCTTTGCGCAGCCGATCGCGCCTGCGCGCCGGGGTAGCTCCTGACCTCGCCGGTCTCCAGGGTGGCGACGGTGCCGCCCGGTCCGACTTTTTCCAGCGCAGCCAGGCGCTTGTCGATCTCGGGGTCCTTGCCAAATTTCTCGACGAAGCCCCGATACAGCGGCAAGTCGCGCGGCGTCGCCGACAGCCAGATCAACCCTTGTCGCCACGCCTGCTTGACCTCGACATCCACCGTGCCGTCATCCGCCAGCGCGGCCAACTGCTGCACGCCCTGACGACGGGTTGATTCCTGATACGTCAGGTGCTGGGCCAGCGCAACCTTGTAAATGGCGTCGTCGGGGTTTGCTTTGACCAGGCCCTCGAGGCCATTTTTGGCGGGTGTCCAGCCGCCTTCGGTACCGGCAAGCGTCTGGTAGTACTCAAGCCCGAGTCGGGTGTTGGGCACCTGGCCATCAAAGGCGCGCTCGTAAGAATCGATGGCGTCGTCAAAGCGCCCCTCCTGCGCCAGCTTGCGCGGGTCATCGAGGCGCTTCTGGTCGAATGACGCGGCCCGAATGGCCGCCTCCGCGCGGGGAATATCGGGATGCTCGGGCGCCACCTTGCGCAACCGTTCAAGGTAGACACCGGCCGCCGATTGACGACCGGTACGCGCCTCGGCCATTGCCAGACCGGCCAGCGCAGTGGGGCTGTCGCGTGACACCCGCAACAGGCGCAACCAACTGTCGCGGGCCAGGTCATCACGACCTTGCGCTTCCCAGTGCCGGGCCTGATTCGATAATTCGATCTCGGGGTCCGCACCTTGCGCCTGCGCGCTGAAGCCGCCTGTCGCAAGGCTGATGAGCCCGGCCGCGATCAATCCCCGCCATGCATCTCGCTGTGTCAATGCATCCACCTTGTATTCAAGCGGCCCAAACCGTCAAAACCGAATCGCCGTTCGAAGAATCCTTCGCCAAACAGCGCGAGCACCTGTTCAAAATAATGTGCCGGCTGCCCCAGATGTCCGTCGTGTCGGTCTGCCTTCAGCCGCTCGCGCAATGCGGCAACCGCAGAATCGTCGCCCAAGGCGTCGAAGTATGGCAACAGCGCTGCGGCAAAGCCGGCAGGCGTTGTCCCTTGGCCTTCGCCGGTGAGGGTGTCCACCTTTTCAATTGGCTCACCAGTCACTGCGCGCCTCAGAACCGGCGCTGCTGCGGCGAGGATCGGCATCATCCCCTGCCCGCTTGACTGGGTGGGCGCCATTGCCGCCCACAGGTAGACGCGAATGGCGTCGTAGCTGCCGATGCTGCCAGTGACACTGCAGACCGACGGCGTACCGTTGTCGTCGACCTCGTACCAGTCCGGCGCCAGACCTTGGGTGAGGTGCGTCTGCATCAGTGCAAGGTGATGGCGCCAGATCGCCATCCACGGGCCTTCGGGGTCTCGTTCCTGCAGGTAACGAAATTGAAATTCCGGCAGATAGCTGGGGTTGAGACGCCAGTGTCCGCTCTCGAGCAGGAAACCCTCAGGCGCGGGAATCAGCATCGAGCCGACACCCGGCAGCTCCGGCACAACCTTGCCTTTGACGTGGATCAACAATTGTTGCGCCATGGTGTTGTAGTCGGGCGCGCCCCAGAGTCGTGCGGCTTCGAACAAGGCGAAGATCAACCAAAGATCGGCATCGCTGGCCGGGTTGGCGTCAATCACGCCCCAACTGCCGTCGTCCTTCTCACCCCAAAGCCAGGCCGGCAGCCGGGTGGCGAAGCTGCCATCGCTGAGGTTGTTCCGGGTCCAGCTCACCACCGCGTCGAAGCGCTCACGGTCGTTCGCGACCAGGGCGAAAAACGCCGCATAGGCCTGACCTTCCGAGACGGTTCGCCCCCCGGCCGTGTGGTCAACCACGCGGCCATCGGCCTGGATAAAGCCTTCGGCAAACGCCTCCCAGGCTGGCCAGTGGCGGTGGCGCTCGCCCAGCCACCACCAGAGACCTGACGCCAGCGCAAGCACCAGCACGCCACACATGACCCACGGAAGCCGTTTGCGCATCCCGGGCGTCACACCCGCAAGCCGGCCGGGGCGGTCAGACCGACCATCAGGTTCGCGCTTCCTTACGCGACAACGCCATACGTCGCAGCACGCGGTAGAGCACCAGCGCGATCAGCAGCGAGGCGATCAGACCAATCAAGACCAGCATCACCGGCTGATGGGACAACCACCAGCGCATCCCGAGAATAAACGGCAGCTTGCCCATGGCGTAGCGCGAGCCCAGGTCGTAGTGATTGACCACGTCGCCACTGACCAACACCAATTCGTCGCGCACGTACTGGCTCTTGCCCGGGTCGGAAAGGACGTCGGACATGTGCACCAGTCCCCCCGGGGTCGATGAGGCGATGACCACCACCGAGCGGTCGCCGTCCAGTGGCGACTTGAAGCCCATGATGGCGCCGAGGTTGTCGGATGCATCGAGCACCATGTTGCCCGCGTGGCGCTGGGCACCCGACACATCTCGGCTTTCCCAACGCGCCCGCAAGCGGTCGATGGGACCGATGACATTGATCCGCATGTCGCTGGCGGTGAAGGTCATGGGCATCTCATTCGACCAACGGCTGAGCAGTGGCTGTGTGGCGCCGGTGCCGAGTACCAACAGGTCGGCGTCGCGAAATTGGTTGATGTCATCTGCACGCCCGAGTCGCACACGATGGGTCGGAAAGCCGGTCGAGCGACCGATACGGCCCATCAGCGCGAGGAACAGCTCAACATCACCAACCGCCATGGTGTCCGGCAGGATGACAGCGGTTTCGGACAGGTCGGCCATGCGCGTGAACGGCCAGCCCGAGCTGGCGAACTTCGACAGATCCGGCATCTGCGTGTAGTGCGGCAAGCCCTGCAGATCGATGGTCGAGTCTTCGTCGATACCGCCGCGCAGGTTGTCGAGCACCACATCGCGACAGGCACCCACCCGTTCGCGCTCGAAGTAGTACTGAAACTGCAGCTCGTTGTCGGCGCCGAACTTGTAGTCAGGGACGTAGACCGTGGCGGCGTCCACCGATTCGTATTGCGACACGAACGGCAGGTTGATCCGGTCTTCGGAATAACGGTCTTCGTTGGTCACCGACAGTGCAATGGCCTCGACAAACTCATTGTTGACGTTGACGTTGAGCGTCGACTTGCTGCCGACCGATGGCGTGTAGCGGTACTTCAGGTCCAGCTTGAGACCCTTGCTGCGCCAGGTGAACAGATCGGGCGGCAGGCTGAAAGGCACCCGGATCAGGTCGGGGTAAGCGCCGCTGGCGACCAGCGGAAACGGGTAAAGCTCGCCTAATTCAACCGCGCGATCGGTGGGCAACCAGCGCGGCGCGTCGTAAGGCTCGCGCGGGGCGGGATCGGTGAACTCGCGAATCTGCGTGCGCCCGCCCGACAGTGACCCTGTTTTCAGCGTGACCGCCTTGGCGGCCGTATTGAGCGCATCGCCGTCGACGCCGGCCAGCACCAGCAGCTTGGCATTGGGTGCACGCGGGTTCGCCACCATCGAGACGCTGCTGTTCCCGCCACTGGGCAGACTGAGCCCTTGTGGCGCCGCGCCGCCACTGCTGATGACAATACCGTGACCCTCGGGCAGCTCACCGATGCGCACCGGGAACTCCGCGCCGCGATAGGCCGCCAATGAACCGAACCATGACGCCACCACACCAGCGGCGCGCAACTCATCGACGCTCGGCGGCCCGGCGAAGACGATGGGCAGGACCAGGCGGCGCTGGTCACGGCTGTCGAAGAACGGCTGCGGAAGCAGCGCCAGGTCATCGACCAGATTCAGGGGCTCAATGTCGAGCTCCAACGTGGATTGGTTGCTGATCACCGACCACAGGGCGCTATGGAAGGGGTTTTCGCAGTCCATCGTGTAGTGACCGATGAACTGCAAACCCACCTGATTGAAGCGAACGAACAGACGAGGGTCGAGGTCGATCACCCTCTCGGCACCCTCGACGGTTTCCGGGCTGGTGGGCACGGTTGCCGACAGTTCGTTGTTCATGAACACGTTGAGGTGCGACAGGGGAAAGATCAACGATGGGGAGTGCGCGTATTTGATCGTCAACCGTGCCCGGCGGACGATTTCGTCATCGCGAATGCTCAGGGGAATGGCGATCTCGCCCTGTGTGCCACGCAGGCGGATCGGCCGATCGATACCGAGGTCCTCAAACGTCAACGTGCGACTTTCAGCACGCGTGGCGCGGGCCTCGTCGTCCTGAGCGAAGGCACCGCTCTGGGCCGCCATCAAACCCAAACCCAGCATCACCGCCAATGCGACGCCCCCACCCCGTCGAGACCGCAGGGTGCCCGCCATTGCTGCGAATTTTGTTTTCATGGTTTCGACCAAGTTGGTTACCCCAAAGCGAACGATGCGCGCAATGCCCGACACCCCGTACCGCGCCACTTCACCAAACGACTGTCCGATTTGATCTTGACGCCGTTCAGTTGACCACTTCATCCACGCGTCCGCGCGACCGAAGATGGTCGCCACCAGTTGCCGTTCCTGATCAAGGCTGAGCGGCAAAAAGTTAAGGCTCAGCACCCCGTCGCTGCTGCGCACCACCCGGGCCTTGGTCCACACCAGGCGCTGCTGCGGCAGCAGCGCCACCTCCACGTCCGTCCCGCTGGTGACGCCCTGCAATGCGCCGATTCTAAGCGCCACACCGCCCTCGGAAATGTCTCTTGTCACACACGGTACATCTTGACCATCCGCCAGCCGCAGCCGCGCGGGCACCTCAACGGTCACGCGGATGGTGCGGCGAATCTGTCGCGACTCCCAGGCCACGGCCACTGCAGCGCCCAGAATCACAGCGTTGTACACCGTCCAAAACATGTTGAGCAGCACTGTGTCGAGCTCATGGGTGTTCCAGAACAGGAACCGGACGATCCCAAAGCAGAAGCCGGCCAGGTTCAGGGCCAGCAGCACGAGGTACGGGTTGGCAATAGACCGATCGAAATAATCCTTGTCGACCAGCCCGCCTTTGGCCGTGACGTTGAATGCGCCCATCTTCGGATTGATCAGCGCCACCGTGGTCGGAATCAGGATGTAAGTGGCCAGCACCGTCTCGTAAACCTCGGCCCAGAACGAGTGGCGGAAGGCACCCTGCAATCGCGAGTTGGTGATGTTGGCGTGCACCAAATGCGGTGCGGCGTAAGCCGCAATGGCCAGCGCCGAAGCCTCGATGATGTGCGCCTCAAAAAACAGGTACG from the Polycyclovorans algicola TG408 genome contains:
- a CDS encoding amidase, with translation MNFDEYRQLDGLGLAEIVASGQTTAVELLALARARSAAVNPQINAVIVDMAGEAEARARQPLDGLFAGVPFLIKDLVQDYAGVPTACGSRALRDNVPSRHAHMVEQWLKAGLVIFGKTNTPELGLKGTTEPLLWGPTRNPWQLDLTSGGSSGGSAAAVAAGIVPMAGANDGGGSIRIPAAMCGLFGFRPGRGRVSVGPAQGEVWEGASADGVVSNSVRDAAAMLDVMAGPQAGEPYPFTTGATPFRQQSARPPGPLRIAFCEHSPLGTPVHAEHRAAVERTAAQLVALGHHVEAAAPDIDGQMLARAYFHLYFGQVAASVAEAVAAGADEADFELETRVLALLGRAISAADYVQQRRRWNDFSRALGAFYQHYDLYLTPSLAQPPARIGSQDMPAWQQWLVKPLLAGNLGRALLKTGVVDEMTNTQLARVPFTQLANLTGTPSMSVPLHQAADGLPIGVLFNGPVGGEAVMLQLAAQLEAAHPWAQRRALP
- a CDS encoding pyrimidine/purine nucleoside phosphorylase, with protein sequence MLKHSVYFEGAVQSVGFERLGRRASVGVIEPGSYHFGTEAAERMTVVSGALRAKLDGRHEWLSYPAGTCFEIPASSGFDVEAVGGPAAYLCEFL
- a CDS encoding tetratricopeptide repeat protein, whose protein sequence is MSVFRIWVTLTAVSLAGCASTASERQIIPVGDADYRVETAGPLRNTYPVPVRETPFEPEGQSSFVTQDMVARQYLAEGQPDAAEQALQEALQVNPFDPAAINNMAVVRSEQGHYYEAIELLERASRLSPDDPEIAANLARLRHWVQAYGMSASDPYGVVPHPNDGVPTLNRPNVPPPAPPLWNAQPVRY
- a CDS encoding cellulose synthase subunit BcsC-related outer membrane protein is translated as MDALTQRDAWRGLIAAGLISLATGGFSAQAQGADPEIELSNQARHWEAQGRDDLARDSWLRLLRVSRDSPTALAGLAMAEARTGRQSAAGVYLERLRKVAPEHPDIPRAEAAIRAASFDQKRLDDPRKLAQEGRFDDAIDSYERAFDGQVPNTRLGLEYYQTLAGTEGGWTPAKNGLEGLVKANPDDAIYKVALAQHLTYQESTRRQGVQQLAALADDGTVDVEVKQAWRQGLIWLSATPRDLPLYRGFVEKFGKDPEIDKRLAALEKVGPGGTVATLETGEVRSYPGAQARSAAQSGGEIQAPSGPTVEEVFGSRIREAFEVLNNGDLAGAEQSFAQLLAEQPGNADALGGMGIVMLRQERYAEARNLLDRASQSEPNTAQRWREALQSARFWEAVRSAATAREAGRTDEALQRLRSAIDANPQVAERQPEVKSTLADMLVERGQSGEAEQIYRELLARDPENLTAIRGLVSVYSQTNRLQEAIALAERLPRRLQNEVGNLSQLRGQFLRDEADKAIRNRDDATAQKLLKEALLHDPESPWTRLSLARIYQREGRTRDANTLVDGLITDGKQLADAYFIKAMLLSEQQDWFNALQVLERIPAVNRNDDMASLQRRLWIRYETERASVFARYGQLEEAVQILAVVEPYVDETPELLGALATAWAAIGDEPRAMSYMRQALSRVPNPDIGMRLQYAGLLFSLRQDAEFEVVMEDLLQQTGFDDQQSLQLANMRIAYRLRQADLVREDGQLAQAYEYLEPLLRVNPNDPRVLMALARLYNDARDYDRVLALNRRVIDVDPENADAYRSAINAALAMEDLDQAEVLLDDAFALDPNSSRLYALAGRAARARGEDGRALQLFQHALRLDQEAGGAEGVSGDGTYSPQLFLVDPQQSPAYRQDFMGAAPFTGWSLPNVNSAKKKPHDAGAHGLTVSSATARPRSDYVADAWTPPQGTHWVRVTTLADSRGAAVQTRGLPGAEGGVWVQQSDDVYVFQPGQPARQAPAVPQYRDAMGVAQDPRAYGTIAPQAAQPSWQPPQDGPVFPRQAPPAASPQQRIGSEDRFRSDVMGEIQSITGQAETGDAPQVRQTYPAGLSTQLSNRPSSQQYPAPVPQVYGSRAASAPGVPVQAGALSVAPGLQVETIQPRNEVQWGAPAESYEAQGLRLGPAGMAQQLSAPVYRQPQPVQQQVQTPAFSARSRAAPDIQLRQDPLLSRPAFAGGGRPVMQQDAPGNALMRDIADLRAKRSAWASMGLSIRNRDGVPGLDELTDIEMPVEVSFAGERAGRIRLRAVPVFLDAGTVSGAQLPLFGALALVDPDVLEGRSFGQSEDGIAVGAAYEAGPFRADVGSSPLGFPVETIVGGLNWQPKIDDTSFKIDLARRSVTDSLLSYAGAFDPGLGEDWGGVTKTGGRLDIIQGLGQYGIYGNAGYHVYDGENVARNQSYELGAGFYARAIERRDMRVTWGLNLTTFAYDENLRRFTFGHGGYFSPQSYVALAIPVEWVGGRNRLSYRLNASLGIQGFREDGAPLFPNDSALQTAVDELVLDNPDLEFSGGYAGQSSSGVGFSLGGALEYLITSQLVAGARFGLDNARDYDEAYASAYIRYLMTPQGRVSIPPAPLLPYYNFGDPRL
- the bcsZ gene encoding cellulose synthase complex periplasmic endoglucanase BcsZ translates to MRKRLPWVMCGVLVLALASGLWWWLGERHRHWPAWEAFAEGFIQADGRVVDHTAGGRTVSEGQAYAAFFALVANDRERFDAVVSWTRNNLSDGSFATRLPAWLWGEKDDGSWGVIDANPASDADLWLIFALFEAARLWGAPDYNTMAQQLLIHVKGKVVPELPGVGSMLIPAPEGFLLESGHWRLNPSYLPEFQFRYLQERDPEGPWMAIWRHHLALMQTHLTQGLAPDWYEVDDNGTPSVCSVTGSIGSYDAIRVYLWAAMAPTQSSGQGMMPILAAAAPVLRRAVTGEPIEKVDTLTGEGQGTTPAGFAAALLPYFDALGDDSAVAALRERLKADRHDGHLGQPAHYFEQVLALFGEGFFERRFGFDGLGRLNTRWMH